DNA sequence from the Oncorhynchus keta strain PuntledgeMale-10-30-2019 chromosome 1, Oket_V2, whole genome shotgun sequence genome:
GTagtggggtgaggagggaggaaaaTGGATGCAGGCTGGGCGGATGTTATAGAATCTTTTATGGATAGTGGGGCAGGTGACTAATAAGGGAGGGACTTGTGTAGACTACAGTAGTTGTTCTCTCAGGGTGGTACAGTAtcaatacagtatgtacacagtTGGGGCCCGTTGTACTAATGTAACATGCACAGGATGGTAAAGAGACTCAGTGTTcaggatccgcccctttttttcaatttttgtttaaaatgacatacccaaatctaactgcctgtagctcaggccttgaagcaaggatatgcatattcttggtaccatttgaaaggaaacactttgacgtttgtggaaaagtgaaaggaatgtaggagaatatatcacattagatctggtaaaagataatacaaagatggcagcagcgtatgtgcaacgttttagaccgATCCAATGAacaattgcatttctgttcaaaatgttgtatcaagactgctcaAATGTGCccaatttgtttattaataacttttcatgttcaaaactgtgcactctcctcaaacaatagcacggTATTATTTCACTGTCGTAGCTTCTGTAATTTGGACAGTGCAGTGAGATTAACAAGATTTTAagatttctgccaatatcagatatgtttatGTCCCGGGAAATGttattgttacttacaacctcatgctaatcgcattagcctacgttagctcaaccgtcctgtgGAGAGACACCGATCCCAAAGAAGTTTTTAAAGTTCTCAAGGCCAGCTTGAGTCAGCTCCTAGCCACCACTACAATAACTACATTCAGCTATCCGGACCGATACATTGAGGATTTGGCAATTAATGTATGTCAGGTAACTCTTAACTAAATCTATTTTAGTGACAGAAAATTAACTTCCTGTTATGAAGAAGAGTGTTGCTTTGTGCATGCATGCATTCTTGTCTTAAAACAATTCCTCTCTCATCCTTACGTTTGAAGGGCATCATCTCGCGGGTCTTGAGGTACATCTTGGTGTTCCGGGGCAGGCGGACCTTGTTGACACCGTAGCCCACCTTGTTGCAGCGGTTCTTACGGCAGTTGAGGCACATGCCCTTCATGAAGGCCTCCTTGGAGCTGCAGCGGTAGGCCATGGTCTGATGCTCTGCTGCGTTCACCAGTGAGTCGATAAACAGGTGGATGGAGCGCTCATGGGAGCACTTCACAAGCTGGTCCATATCTGCATAAGACAGGCGGAAAACAAGACCATTAGGTCCATGAAGTCTGAATCAATGGCTGATTCTCTAATATACACCAGACTAAcaatgtgactgtgtctgtgaaaTGTGCTTATTCTGGCCTATGACGTAAGGCTTTCAGTGTTATGGTTAGAAAACTGAGGGCTTGTCAAAGTAAGCAGGTGTTTAAACTTCAAGAAACACTCCCCGTGAAGATTTACTACAGTATAATAACAGACTTTGATGTTACATTATCCTCTACTATATGTCAGACAGCAGAAATATGGAGAAGCTAGAATAGTAGAAGGCATTCTACAGTACAGTGTCTAGTTACAGTACGTACTACGGATGCCGGTGGTGGCAATCATCATCATGGTGTTCTGCAGATCACAGCCTGGCTGGAAGGTTCCTCCATTGGGGTAGATGTCCACGTGGCCCACGGGTCTCTGGATGCCGATGCTGCGGTCTGGGGAGCCCCGGGTGTTGGTGTGCAGGACGTCCACGAAGAGAGCATCGTCAGGGGACAGGGTGCTCTGGGCGTCAGCAAACTCAAAGGTCGGGCCGGCCGGGTCCAAACctgggagacagatagagggagggatggagagagagagagagagagagagagagagagagagaaaagggggaggatgagagagagagagagagagagagagagagagagagagagagagagagagagagagagagagaaaagggggaggatgagagagaggggtagaagtagacagagagggagggagagaggggtagaagtagagacagagagggagggagagaggggtagaagtagagacagagagggagggagagaggggtagaagtagagacagagagcgagagcaagagagcaagaaaagggggaggatgagagagaggggtagaagtagagacagagagggagggagagagagaagggggaggaagagagagagggagagaccgagaagggggaggatgagagagaggggtagaagtagagacagagagggagagggagggagagagagaaggggaagagagagagggagagagagagaagggggaggataaGAGAAAGGGGTAGAAGCCCACAATGTGCTTTAGTGATGATTTGATTATGGTTTTCAATGGCCTCGAGATGTAATAGTTGGTTAAACTTTATGGAGACAAATGGGAGGGCTACTGAGGCTAAATGCATTGAGATAGAACTTGCACATGTAGGCCTATGCATCTCCATAGCGACAGACTGATAGATAAACATTAAAACCTCTTCAGCAGAGAAGGGCTGTCTGCTCACCTGTGATCCTGCTGACTTTGTGGTTGGTGAGGAGACCAGCGATGCCGGCTACATGAGCACCCAGACTGTAGCCCAGCAGATGTATCTTCTCCCAGGGGTAGTCAAGTGTTTTCTGACAACAGGGGAAAGCAGACATGGTTTTATTTCTATTTTCCATCCTTGTGACTGTGTAAAGTATTGGCTGTAAAACTTGTTATGCCATCCTAACACACTCTCAAGTATATTCTGTTCTGTCAGTTATACTGTACGCTTACACATGTAATCATTTCAGGTAGTTTATCATACCAATGTCTCCTAGCCCTTTTCTCTAGCAGATGATATGCTTCACTAGCGCCACCTGCTGCTTCTATAAATAATGAGCTGTGTAATGAGTGATTGatgtggatcaacaacatggcTGTAAAAAGCTTTTAGGTGTACTAAATCATAGCCAGGAGTAAAATACAACCACAGCATTGACTTCGAAATGATTGTATCATCACCAGTCACATATTGCTTATTTCAAATACGTTTCTGCATTGTCAACGTGAAAGTCTGTTCTTGTGTGAACCATGCATTCTATTATGTTTCGGCGGTGCTGAAATCATTTTTTAGCCCATGCGACAGACGGCTGTATCTGTCcattaatacaggactagtaaaggcccagtgcactacttttgtaaaaaaaaaaatatatatatattaatatttgTTTTAATTCCGATTTTTCAGGTGGTGCTgtagcaccctcagcacccctacttcctgtggctatgTTCCTATCTACCCAGTGTCCTGGAGATCACCCACCTGCAGCCAATTAACAAACTTGGCCACGTCTTTCCCCACCAGCTTGGTGTTGGCAGCGGAAGTGAGGTAGTGCTGCTGCGCCCGTGTCAGCCAGTCCACCACAATCACGTTGGCCTTGGGCTCCCTCTTGTACAGCGCTGTCACCAGCTTAGGGACCCAGCTCTCAAACAGCCCTGTGACCTGAACAAACACATTTTCGGGGTCAGTGGCTGGCCT
Encoded proteins:
- the LOC118388857 gene encoding lipoprotein lipase-like, with amino-acid sequence MGKEKAFLVTVWIILPNICVSFSSTPEQTLFGNSNSTEWLEDYTDIVSKFSLRTAEIPDDDLCYIVPGQTLTIPKCEFNPGYKTFVVIHGWTVTGLFESWVPKLVTALYKREPKANVIVVDWLTRAQQHYLTSAANTKLVGKDVAKFVNWLQKTLDYPWEKIHLLGYSLGAHVAGIAGLLTNHKVSRITGLDPAGPTFEFADAQSTLSPDDALFVDVLHTNTRGSPDRSIGIQRPVGHVDIYPNGGTFQPGCDLQNTMMMIATTGIRNMDQLVKCSHERSIHLFIDSLVNAAEHQTMAYRCSSKEAFMKGMCLNCRKNRCNKVGYGVNKVRLPRNTKMYLKTREMMPFKLFHYQVKVHFFSSEKLAYTEQPMKISLYGTHDEKTDIPYTMPFLNTNSTVSFLLTTDVDVGELLMVKLRWEKDAYFSWSDIWGNKNFHIRKIRVKAGETQSRVIFSAKDGEYAYLIRGKDDVVFVKSKEDNMSRKEKMMHRLKMQGSHFKNKIA